Sequence from the Vanacampus margaritifer isolate UIUO_Vmar chromosome 18, RoL_Vmar_1.0, whole genome shotgun sequence genome:
GCAGGGTTTTGAGTGCATGAGACGCGTCCTCCCCTGCACAGAAAATAAACCTTAAATGTCCGCCAACACAGCACCACAAAGTTTATACAtgttatacatatattttttttagcccaTATATAACCCATTTGTGTGAAATCCCTAATACAATCCAATTATATCCGGTACTAACTCTGCTTTGGCGCGGCCTTCTGTGACTTCATCCCCAGTTCCAGCTGCTCGATACACCAGTCCAGTTGCCTTTTAAACTGCTCTTCTGCACTCTGGACGACACAATCACATCAAATCGACACAGTGAAGTGCTGATTATTTCGATGTAAAACATTTCAGCAAACACTAACCAACTCTGTACTCTCGGCTGCTTGACTCCCTTGAGTTGCACTTTTCTCTTGAGGTGCCTCAGCGATGCCAGttgcttttttctttccagGTTTATTCTTTTTCTTCGTTTTTGACTGTGCAGGCTGTTCACGCGCTGTACTAACCTCTGGCACAGTAGATGAAGTGTCATCTTGGATTCCTGAAGTCTCCGCTGCCATGTTgaaaatggtctgtcctcccaaaagagtacgtttggtcaccctaattTATCATCAAAACGTGTTCAAAACACAAATATGAGTGCCTATTTCATGACTGCAAACGAGCAGAAGTATCTACAATATGACAGTGTGTTCATCTCGGCCAATATACTCAGTCAGACACACGAAAAGTTCATTATAAACACGCTTCAAAACATTCTGATTTTCGATTCCTGCCGTATGAAACTTACCACGGGTGTCACGCCAAACAACGTCCGTGAAGGAACATTTCTGCAACCGTAC
This genomic interval carries:
- the c18h8orf33 gene encoding UPF0488 protein C8orf33 homolog translates to MAAETSGIQDDTSSTVPEVSTAREQPAQSKTKKKNKPGKKKATGIAEAPQEKSATQGSQAAESTELSAEEQFKRQLDWCIEQLELGMKSQKAAPKQREDASHALKTLRSSKAPLIKKRQVMRAMAGDYRKKMDEEKSKQFRLIQNERTSARVQMKSESPKKSFFHRRAETKEENGAPAEVQDANPKACPETSAFVFTASKEEFRFNFL